From one Brachypodium distachyon strain Bd21 chromosome 4, Brachypodium_distachyon_v3.0, whole genome shotgun sequence genomic stretch:
- the LOC100829537 gene encoding non-specific lipid-transfer protein C6 yields MASSKAAGTAALLLLLLAAAIAAPAEASKKTAYWDSVPGGSKMRPAADDAASTCVGSLLALSPCLPFFRDAGTSSAPEGCCEGLRGIVDADQAVCLCHIINHTLQRAIGVDIPVDRAFDLIGGVCGIALAPPQDFADACASNRAAVPPLYTCPAPSA; encoded by the coding sequence ATGGCGTCCTCCAAggccgccggcaccgccgcgctcctcctcctcctgctcgccgccgccatcgccgcgcCTGCTGAAGCGTCGAAGAAAACCGCGTACTGGGACTCGGTGCCCGGCGGCTCGAAGATGCGTCCGGCCGCGGATGACGCGGCGTCGACGTGCGTGGGTTCGCTGCTGGCGCTGAGCCCGTGCCTGCCCTTCTTCAGGGACGCCGgaacgtcctcggcgccggaggGCTGCTGCGAGGGCCTGCGCGGCATCGTGGACGCCGACCAGGCGGTGTGCCTCTGCCACATCATCAACCACACGCTCCAGCGTGCCATCGGCGTTGACATCCCCGTCGACCGCGCCTTCGACCTCATCGGCGGCGTCTGCGGCATcgcgctcgcgccgccgcaggaCTTCGCCGACGCCTGCGCCAGcaaccgcgccgccgtgccgccgctcTACACGTGCCCGGCGCCGTCCGcctga